The following are from one region of the Advenella mimigardefordensis DPN7 genome:
- a CDS encoding maleate cis-trans isomerase family protein, which produces MRNYRIGQIVPSSNTTMETEIPAMLNARRELFPNETFTYHSARMRMMSVTPEELTAMDQASDRCAIELSDARMDVMAYACLVAIMAQGNGYHRQSQARLQKAVQENNTNIPILSSAGALVDSLKEKNLGKVSIITPYMKPLTQRVIEYIEAEGIRVHDSISLEVSDNLEVGRLDPANLLEHVTRLDIDGVDAVILSACVQMPSLPSIQKAEDKIGKPVLSAAVATVYQMLKTLNLETRVPNAGFLLSGN; this is translated from the coding sequence ATGAGAAACTACCGAATCGGTCAGATTGTGCCAAGCTCTAACACAACCATGGAAACCGAAATTCCGGCCATGCTGAACGCCCGCCGAGAGCTGTTCCCCAACGAAACATTCACCTATCACTCTGCGCGCATGCGGATGATGAGCGTCACACCGGAGGAACTGACCGCGATGGATCAGGCCAGTGACCGCTGCGCCATCGAATTGAGCGATGCCCGCATGGATGTCATGGCCTACGCTTGCCTGGTGGCCATCATGGCCCAGGGCAACGGTTATCATCGCCAATCGCAGGCCCGTCTGCAAAAAGCGGTTCAGGAAAACAACACCAACATCCCCATACTGAGCTCGGCCGGCGCACTGGTAGATAGCCTGAAGGAAAAAAACCTGGGCAAGGTCTCCATTATCACGCCCTACATGAAGCCGCTCACACAGCGCGTGATAGAATACATTGAGGCTGAAGGAATCCGTGTTCATGACTCCATCAGCCTGGAAGTCTCTGATAACCTGGAAGTCGGTCGTCTGGATCCGGCCAACCTGCTGGAGCATGTTACCCGTCTGGACATCGACGGAGTAGATGCAGTAATTCTGTCTGCCTGCGTGCAAATGCCGTCGCTGCCTTCCATCCAGAAGGCTGAAGACAAAATCGGCAAGCCAGTGCTCTCCGCTGCCGTGGCCACGGTGTATCAGATGCTGAAAACTCTCAACCTGGAAACGCGGGTGCCCAACGCAGGATTCTTGCTGTCGGGTAACTAG
- a CDS encoding P-loop NTPase family protein: MHNTIPLSALGSRICILGPSNSGKSTLAAAIARKCDLAPVHLDQLFHEPDSDWVPRPAATFAALHDAAIAGERWVMDGNYSRHMPQRFTRATGIIVLDVHTATSLLRYLRRTLFERERFGALAGAQDSLKWEMIRHITIVTPRNHERYTTLAQQAAIPTVLLPSVRAINGIYRQWGLDRRPQD; the protein is encoded by the coding sequence ATGCACAACACGATCCCTCTTTCTGCGCTGGGCTCCAGAATCTGTATTCTGGGACCATCAAATAGCGGAAAATCTACGCTGGCAGCGGCGATTGCCCGCAAATGTGATCTGGCGCCGGTCCATCTGGATCAGCTTTTTCATGAACCTGATTCTGATTGGGTGCCACGTCCTGCAGCGACCTTTGCCGCTTTGCATGATGCCGCAATCGCGGGCGAGCGCTGGGTGATGGACGGCAACTATTCCCGACATATGCCACAGCGCTTCACGAGAGCTACCGGCATTATTGTGTTGGATGTGCATACGGCGACCAGCCTGTTGCGCTATTTGCGACGAACACTATTTGAGCGAGAACGCTTTGGCGCCCTGGCGGGAGCTCAGGATAGTCTCAAATGGGAGATGATCCGCCATATCACAATTGTTACGCCACGCAATCACGAGCGTTATACTACACTGGCTCAGCAAGCCGCTATACCCACCGTATTGCTGCCATCGGTGCGTGCCATTAATGGTATTTACAGGCAATGGGGGCTCGATCGACGCCCACAGGACTGA
- a CDS encoding LysR substrate-binding domain-containing protein, producing the protein MKIDLLTLKLFIRVVDEGTISRAAELENIAAAAVSRRLSELEDKLGLILLNRTNRGVTPTPAGLELLYRGRAILNSVQAVENQLGDFSKGQRGSVTLAANPTAITQFLAPLLAQFTASYPNIQLHLEEKNSLSITRALAAGELDIGIFTQIPYQEDIEVALFRKDTLIVLVPAGHPLAKRDQVSFRDTLNYSHITLTAGTQLNYQLLNAARAESTNVRIDIETSGYDAMCLLINANMGIGILPEGCVDLYRVPNTVRVRLDEEWADRKILLGTRRIQELSPSARQVFDFLSENGH; encoded by the coding sequence GTGAAAATTGATCTGCTCACATTAAAATTATTTATACGGGTTGTTGATGAGGGTACGATCAGTCGCGCAGCAGAACTGGAAAATATTGCGGCGGCCGCAGTCAGCCGCCGCCTGTCGGAACTGGAAGACAAGCTTGGCCTGATCCTGTTGAACCGGACCAACCGCGGCGTTACACCAACGCCCGCGGGCCTGGAGCTGCTATACCGCGGACGCGCCATTCTTAACAGTGTACAGGCGGTGGAAAACCAGCTTGGCGACTTCAGCAAGGGACAGCGCGGTAGCGTCACCCTGGCGGCCAACCCCACGGCCATCACCCAGTTTCTGGCGCCCTTGCTGGCGCAATTCACAGCCAGCTATCCCAACATCCAATTGCATCTGGAAGAAAAAAACAGCCTGAGCATCACCCGGGCGCTGGCTGCCGGTGAACTGGACATTGGCATCTTCACGCAAATTCCCTATCAGGAAGATATTGAAGTTGCGCTTTTTCGCAAAGATACGCTGATCGTGCTGGTTCCGGCCGGGCACCCGCTGGCAAAGCGTGATCAGGTCTCCTTCAGAGATACACTTAACTATAGCCACATTACGCTTACTGCAGGCACGCAGCTTAATTACCAGCTCTTGAATGCAGCACGGGCAGAATCGACCAATGTCAGGATAGATATTGAAACGTCGGGCTATGATGCCATGTGTCTGCTTATCAACGCGAATATGGGTATTGGCATACTGCCGGAAGGCTGTGTGGATTTATACAGAGTGCCCAATACGGTAAGAGTCAGGCTTGATGAAGAATGGGCGGATCGTAAGATCCTGCTTGGCACGCGCCGTATTCAAGAGCTATCTCCAAGCGCTAGACAGGTATTTGATTTCCTATCTGAAAACGGGCACTGA
- a CDS encoding cupin domain-containing protein — translation MSKSQKLPTVTLNYEQMQSRIARFKDMKGFDGGLPDSDIDGSRRTLINAVGFQPPLETEKAGSPVGSEAARNAAIKIREGFNLGYCRCKPGNGPLMHNHDTNETFIPMTGKWRCSWNEEDPQFVDVGPMDVVSFPPGVLRRFENITFDEPDMEHILMFVIAGDAPTAEFTDNALAIVQEKTKI, via the coding sequence ATGAGTAAAAGCCAGAAGCTTCCAACAGTGACGCTCAACTATGAGCAAATGCAAAGCAGAATTGCCCGGTTCAAAGACATGAAGGGTTTTGATGGCGGTCTTCCAGATAGTGATATTGACGGATCTCGCAGGACCTTGATCAATGCAGTTGGATTTCAACCACCCCTGGAAACAGAAAAGGCCGGATCACCTGTGGGTTCGGAAGCAGCGCGCAATGCGGCGATAAAAATTCGCGAAGGATTCAACTTAGGGTACTGTCGCTGTAAACCTGGAAACGGTCCGCTCATGCATAATCACGATACGAATGAGACATTTATCCCCATGACAGGAAAATGGCGTTGCTCGTGGAATGAAGAGGATCCACAATTTGTGGATGTGGGGCCCATGGATGTGGTGTCGTTTCCTCCCGGCGTTCTGCGGCGATTCGAAAATATTACTTTCGATGAGCCGGACATGGAGCACATTCTGATGTTTGTGATCGCCGGAGATGCGCCCACAGCCGAATTCACCGATAACGCCCTGGCCATTGTTCAGGAAAAAACAAAGATCTGA
- a CDS encoding alpha/beta fold hydrolase: protein MLPHNLERLRAQHPAKNLSINGQNWKIIDVGSGSLPLVMLPGALGSADSFYKQILHFSREGRVISANYPLSSDPSTLVDSFRQLLDQLHIDEIVLFGTSLGGYIAQRFYEKWPDMVRKLIIGNSFVDSSRLLSTEMFDPMLARNHSANELLTLWRQRIEHNVAANGSSELSDVTLDFLRTPANAEQLKARLLTLAHSERVIGETAAKVAIIDCENDAIVDPETRQECRHCYPNARIYSLSEGGHYPYILNSAQFNDIITTEIADYWQQVAPATINR, encoded by the coding sequence ATGCTGCCACATAATCTGGAGCGCCTGAGGGCGCAGCATCCCGCGAAAAACCTGTCAATCAACGGCCAGAACTGGAAGATCATAGACGTAGGGTCGGGCTCACTGCCATTGGTCATGTTGCCTGGGGCGCTGGGATCGGCAGATTCGTTTTATAAGCAGATTCTGCATTTCAGCCGTGAAGGGCGGGTTATTTCCGCTAACTATCCATTGTCATCGGATCCATCGACGCTTGTCGACTCATTCAGGCAATTGCTTGATCAACTGCACATCGACGAGATTGTTTTGTTCGGTACGTCGCTTGGCGGATATATCGCGCAGCGATTCTATGAGAAGTGGCCCGATATGGTACGTAAACTGATCATTGGCAATAGCTTCGTTGATTCTTCACGTCTCTTGTCAACTGAAATGTTTGATCCGATGCTTGCCAGGAATCATTCGGCAAATGAACTGCTAACGCTATGGCGGCAACGTATCGAACACAACGTGGCGGCTAACGGTTCATCCGAGTTATCGGATGTGACGCTGGACTTTTTGCGAACCCCTGCCAATGCTGAACAACTAAAAGCACGCTTGCTGACACTGGCACATTCCGAGAGGGTAATCGGAGAAACGGCCGCCAAGGTGGCGATTATCGATTGTGAAAATGATGCGATTGTCGATCCCGAGACCCGTCAGGAGTGCAGACATTGTTACCCAAATGCACGGATTTACAGTTTGTCAGAGGGCGGACACTATCCATATATCCTGAACTCAGCCCAATTCAACGACATTATTACCACTGAAATTGCCGACTACTGGCAACAGGTAGCCCCAGCAACCATAAATAGATAA
- a CDS encoding cytochrome b yields the protein MSLFDSSDKYGLVSRALHWLMALGFVWMFFTAALHYFADETPITDALWPTHPVMGFTVFCLAILRVVWAVVNMSRRPPSLSLLSGLGHSVLYALMLVIPALALLRNYGADRPFSYLGISLMAPTGQKTQWMIDLAGLLHGELGWTMLALVLGHIGMVVVHKKSSSTTDVLPRML from the coding sequence TTGTCGCTGTTTGATTCATCAGATAAATATGGTTTGGTTTCCCGTGCCTTGCACTGGCTGATGGCTTTAGGCTTCGTCTGGATGTTTTTTACCGCTGCCCTGCATTATTTTGCGGATGAAACACCTATTACAGATGCGCTATGGCCAACCCACCCGGTCATGGGGTTCACCGTGTTCTGTCTGGCCATTCTCAGAGTGGTATGGGCGGTGGTCAATATGTCGCGCAGGCCACCGTCGCTATCGCTCTTATCTGGATTGGGACATAGTGTGCTGTATGCGCTCATGCTGGTCATTCCGGCACTGGCATTATTACGCAACTACGGCGCGGATCGTCCGTTCTCGTATCTGGGGATTTCTCTGATGGCGCCTACCGGTCAAAAAACGCAATGGATGATCGATCTGGCCGGATTGTTGCACGGCGAGCTTGGCTGGACAATGCTGGCATTGGTGCTGGGTCATATTGGTATGGTCGTTGTCCACAAAAAATCGTCCAGCACGACCGATGTGCTGCCGCGCATGCTTTAA
- a CDS encoding lysozyme inhibitor LprI family protein codes for MFRKVLLCPVLACTALLSFAGNDSYAVTQGGMNQAANTDYKKADAQLNEVYRQVLKKLEASEQAALKAAQNAWIHFRDLDCQFQSAGSQGGSIHSMVVSGCLTDKTQARINELKMLLQCQEGDVSCVTAP; via the coding sequence ATGTTCAGAAAAGTTTTACTGTGTCCCGTGCTTGCATGTACTGCGCTACTGTCTTTTGCAGGGAATGACAGCTATGCCGTCACACAAGGCGGTATGAATCAGGCCGCCAATACCGACTATAAAAAAGCCGACGCGCAATTGAACGAGGTCTATCGCCAGGTGCTCAAGAAGCTTGAGGCTTCCGAGCAGGCAGCGTTGAAAGCCGCCCAGAACGCGTGGATTCACTTCCGTGACCTTGATTGCCAATTTCAAAGCGCCGGATCGCAAGGGGGATCCATTCATTCAATGGTTGTTTCCGGTTGCCTGACCGACAAGACGCAAGCCCGGATCAATGAGTTAAAAATGCTGCTTCAATGCCAGGAAGGCGATGTGTCGTGTGTTACGGCACCGTGA
- a CDS encoding uracil-DNA glycosylase family protein has product MKNSIKIADERTFEQYIQAIRSCRVCHDQPRYGQAMSPEPRPIIQVSQTASICIASQAPGTRVYETGRPFNDASGVRLRQWMGIADQDFYDETKVAILPMGFCFPGLRADGSDLPPRRECKELWREQLFARLPNLRLILTIGGYAQRWHMGPQVARQGVTETVRAWRQYYHAGPSLRLYPLPHPSWHNNRWLKQHTWFEDEVLPQLQRDIRQLLA; this is encoded by the coding sequence ATGAAAAATTCGATAAAAATTGCTGACGAACGCACGTTCGAACAATATATCCAGGCGATTCGCAGCTGTCGGGTGTGTCACGATCAGCCTCGCTATGGGCAGGCCATGAGCCCTGAACCACGTCCCATTATCCAGGTATCCCAGACTGCATCCATCTGTATCGCCAGTCAGGCGCCCGGTACGCGGGTGTATGAAACCGGGCGACCTTTCAACGATGCATCCGGTGTTCGACTCAGACAATGGATGGGTATCGCTGACCAGGACTTCTACGACGAGACCAAAGTTGCGATTCTTCCCATGGGATTCTGCTTTCCCGGATTAAGGGCCGATGGCAGCGATCTGCCGCCACGGCGTGAGTGCAAGGAACTGTGGCGCGAGCAGTTGTTTGCCCGCTTGCCTAATTTGAGACTGATATTAACGATAGGCGGCTATGCCCAGCGCTGGCATATGGGCCCGCAGGTCGCGCGCCAAGGGGTTACGGAAACGGTGCGGGCCTGGCGCCAGTACTATCATGCCGGTCCATCTTTGCGCCTCTATCCGCTGCCGCATCCCTCGTGGCACAACAACCGCTGGCTTAAGCAACATACCTGGTTCGAGGATGAAGTGCTGCCTCAATTGCAGCGCGATATACGTCAATTGCTCGCCTGA
- the soxC gene encoding sulfite dehydrogenase, with the protein MDNDSTEDALAVIEADAQHTRRRFLRNGVTAVTGVLAGSAGLATATAQTGATIKEAAAATDKALTIPPWSKQPGALVGSRPYGKPSEFESGVIRHLRKTDKQYFSSSTRTPLQELDGIITPNGLFYERHHNGIPDINPVEHRLVVHGLVDNALSFTLNDIRRFPSQSRIYFLECSGNPGYAVYGKTAAEVNGLVSCAEWTGVSLKTILQEAGLKPEAKWVIAEGADGAGMTRSIPLEKCLDDAMLVYSQNGERLRPEQGYPLRLLLPGFEGNMSIKWLRRLQVADQPVHSREETSKYTDILPDGKAREFTFVMEAKSIITSPSGGQQVDGKGFHEIRGIAWSGKGRISKVEISLDEGKTWQPAQLQTPVLSKALTRFRFPWEWNGEPVVIQSRATDETGYTQPTLESLVAVRGVNNTYHNNAITPWRIASDGKVTHARA; encoded by the coding sequence ATGGATAACGACTCGACTGAAGACGCTTTGGCGGTCATAGAAGCAGACGCACAGCATACGCGTCGGCGATTTTTGCGTAATGGCGTGACAGCGGTCACCGGCGTGCTGGCAGGCAGCGCTGGTCTGGCAACGGCAACAGCCCAGACGGGGGCAACGATCAAAGAAGCAGCGGCAGCCACCGACAAGGCATTAACGATCCCACCGTGGTCCAAACAACCCGGCGCGCTGGTTGGCAGTCGCCCTTATGGCAAGCCCTCCGAATTTGAAAGCGGTGTGATTCGCCATCTGCGCAAGACGGACAAACAGTATTTTTCTTCCTCGACCCGTACACCGCTGCAGGAGCTCGATGGCATTATTACGCCCAACGGGCTGTTCTACGAACGTCATCATAATGGCATTCCCGATATCAACCCCGTTGAACACAGGCTGGTCGTGCACGGACTGGTCGACAACGCCCTGTCTTTCACACTGAATGATATCCGGCGCTTTCCCTCACAATCCCGGATTTATTTTCTTGAATGCTCCGGCAATCCCGGGTACGCGGTCTATGGCAAGACCGCCGCCGAAGTCAACGGTCTGGTCAGCTGCGCCGAATGGACTGGTGTGTCGCTCAAAACAATACTGCAAGAGGCTGGCCTGAAGCCCGAAGCCAAATGGGTGATTGCCGAAGGCGCCGATGGTGCGGGCATGACCCGCAGCATCCCGCTGGAAAAATGTCTGGACGATGCTATGCTCGTATACAGTCAGAATGGCGAGCGCCTGCGGCCCGAGCAGGGGTATCCGCTAAGGCTGCTACTGCCTGGGTTTGAAGGCAATATGAGTATCAAGTGGTTGCGGCGTTTGCAGGTCGCAGACCAGCCTGTGCATTCGCGCGAGGAAACATCCAAGTACACGGACATCCTGCCCGACGGCAAGGCACGCGAATTCACATTTGTGATGGAAGCCAAATCTATCATTACCAGCCCTTCCGGCGGACAGCAAGTTGACGGCAAGGGATTTCATGAAATCCGTGGTATCGCCTGGAGCGGTAAAGGGCGTATTAGCAAAGTTGAAATTTCCTTAGACGAAGGAAAAACCTGGCAACCCGCCCAGTTGCAAACGCCGGTTCTGAGCAAGGCGCTCACGCGCTTTCGGTTCCCATGGGAATGGAACGGCGAGCCCGTGGTTATACAAAGCCGGGCTACCGATGAAACCGGATACACACAACCCACGCTGGAATCACTCGTTGCCGTGCGCGGCGTTAATAATACTTATCACAATAACGCGATTACACCCTGGCGTATCGCATCTGACGGAAAGGTGACACATGCGCGCGCATAA
- a CDS encoding c-type cytochrome has protein sequence MRAHNPSLTGTCSINRKAALLACAMLISAATGAVHAEQKFGFGQPVTQEDIAAWDINVFSDGRNLPDGSGTVAQGASLYAQQCASCHGAKGEGASGDKLAGGAGTLASSKPVKTIGSYWPYAPTLFDYIRRAMPLTAPQSLSNEQVYAVTAYLLHLNGLVAQDAHLDAKSLAAIRMPNRDGFVPDPRPDVQQQSGSSEKQANDKPLAQPQ, from the coding sequence ATGCGCGCGCATAACCCTTCGCTTACCGGTACATGTTCGATCAACCGTAAGGCAGCCCTGCTTGCATGCGCTATGTTAATCAGTGCAGCGACCGGCGCCGTTCATGCAGAACAAAAATTCGGCTTTGGACAGCCCGTCACGCAGGAAGACATCGCTGCGTGGGACATTAATGTTTTTTCCGATGGACGCAATCTGCCCGATGGCAGCGGCACGGTCGCTCAGGGTGCCAGTCTTTACGCCCAGCAATGTGCATCCTGTCATGGCGCTAAGGGCGAAGGAGCCAGTGGCGATAAACTCGCGGGAGGCGCTGGTACACTGGCCAGCAGCAAACCAGTCAAAACAATCGGCAGCTACTGGCCCTACGCTCCTACTTTATTTGACTATATCAGGCGCGCCATGCCATTGACCGCGCCGCAAAGCCTGAGTAATGAACAGGTATATGCCGTTACCGCCTATCTTCTGCACCTGAACGGGCTGGTGGCGCAGGATGCACACCTGGATGCAAAATCGCTGGCGGCCATCAGGATGCCCAATCGCGATGGCTTTGTACCAGACCCGCGTCCGGATGTTCAGCAACAATCTGGCAGTAGCGAGAAACAGGCCAACGACAAACCGTTAGCACAACCGCAATAA
- a CDS encoding hypervirulence associated TUDOR domain-containing protein, with amino-acid sequence MTATFKKGDHVTWNSEAGRVSGRITVVHTSDFEYKGYVHHASKDDPQYEIKSDKTDHIAAHKGAALRHLK; translated from the coding sequence ATGACAGCAACATTCAAAAAAGGTGACCATGTCACCTGGAACAGCGAAGCGGGCAGGGTGTCGGGCAGGATCACGGTTGTCCATACCAGTGATTTCGAATATAAGGGATATGTCCATCATGCTTCAAAAGATGACCCGCAATATGAAATAAAAAGCGACAAGACGGATCACATTGCTGCGCATAAAGGCGCAGCGTTGCGACATCTTAAGTGA